A window of the Lolium perenne isolate Kyuss_39 chromosome 7, Kyuss_2.0, whole genome shotgun sequence genome harbors these coding sequences:
- the LOC127316173 gene encoding uncharacterized protein, protein MDPTLNQEWTSSEVEEARSLIARLEGKKFIYNDNDDGNKKHNDIVDALHALFPSKTMQQSGESSAGGSHGVCTMGDHVDGYNFGLQEEDGYNFGLQEEASTMFGSPLEDTGIMEMEGALPMVEDNMMEVLENNIVDDELVAAPHPGRFWTTDEHRSFLRGLRVYGRGDWKNISRYFVTTKTAIQVSSHAQKYFKRLEKRALSGRAGRQRFSINDVGLHDDDPWAAENSSASRQALAFTGLNNDPSFGSGAPASSVMMNSLTQFLPPIIYNQQVGQQPVWSEQQMMGSSAALIDGTRNFLPAYQQGSAYLSPGQRMNMM, encoded by the exons ATGGATCCAACACTCAACCAGGAGTGGACATCCTCTGAGGTAGAGGAGGCAAGGTCACTCATTGCTAGGCTCGAAGGCAAAAAATTCATCTACAATGATAATGATGACGGGAACAAGAAGCACAACGACATCGTGGATGCTCTCCACGCATTGTTCCCTTCAAAAACCATGCAACAG TCGGGGGAGAGTAGTGCTGGCGGTTCACATGGGGTTTGCACCATGGGTGACCATGTGGATGGGTACAACTTTGGCTTACAAGAGGAGGATGGGTACAACTTTGGCTTACAAGAGGAGGCAAGTACCATGTTTGGTTCTCCATTGGAGGATACGGGGATCATGGAGATGGAGGGGGCACTGCCGATGGTAGAGGATAACATGATGGAGGTGTTAGagaataatattgtcgatgatgaACTAGTTGCTGCCCCACATCCAGGGAGATTTTGGACCACGGACGAACACAG GTCGTTTCTTCGTGGGCTGCGTGTCTATGGTCGCGGTGACTGGAAAAACATATCCAGGTACTTCGTCACCACAAAGACTGCAATCCAAGTGTCCAGCCATGCACAAAAGTACTTCAAGAGGCTAGAGAAGAGAGCATTGTCCGGGAGGGCCGGGAGGCAGCGTTTCAGCATCAATGACGTTGGGCTCCACGACGACGACCCATGGGCAGCAGAGAACAGTTCTGCCTCCAGGCAAGCGCTTGCTTTCACCGGTCTAAACAATGACCCAAGCTTTGGATCGGGGGCTCCGGCGAGCTCAGTCATGATGAACAGCCTCACTCAGTTCTTGCCACCTATCATATATAACCAACAAGTGGGTCAACAGCCCGTGTGGAGTGAGCAGCAGATGATGGGTTCTTCTGCAGCTCTAATAGATGGGACACGGAACTTTCTGCCTGCCTATCAACAAGGATCGGCTTACCTCTCTcctgggcaacgcatgaacatgaTGTAG